Proteins encoded in a region of the Takifugu flavidus isolate HTHZ2018 chromosome 10, ASM371156v2, whole genome shotgun sequence genome:
- the LOC130532766 gene encoding uncharacterized protein LOC130532766 isoform X3, which translates to MQSPRQSNSQPSPVTTATTEKELDSESAHKEPDAQQEEIKSPSAAETEAAVAQHGDGTLPETHGGVAGTQTASKCDGRPPTQPSDQTDKEELGSDLKPSATIEDKYADGRDGPTVENQAKRDRRKYVPSKKAMVDPLKMDMSKPAASQLSLQCIECHIIFSDHKSKERHLKASHPAEYEQCILRNALFACYVCDRHFTNSTELMAHQKAHVEKKPFKCPICGQAFNKSSELTSHKKSHFGSDGYACTDCGKLCKTMTLLKYHRRTHTGEKPYICKECGQRFTMPKTLQKHVMSHLEGAEENGENSKAKLKNTDGVVIKYLCFLCNASFKTTKTRLHHMKTKHNMVPARTSKAIHTGQQFKESTPIITPISISEPALLQVEPNGPLQKVDANIDTEQICRLIESLGNVQKVNQVVILGQVPPHAAPLEVQQISQLAEPVHLNPPQMDVVGLKLPESKTDELDLSNNTCDPMEQTIILEPITPDGQLLNPPFAEVGCSITAGGNIGLNNSEPLANSCDPMEQTIILEPITPDGQLENCFPGEVPGELPFADSEQTERGVVPQILEQTGTGANQPDRFPDNLEQTVILELTPAVIPSEQSHTEPQHDIPLSVFVASSEPEKIPAERTGPSSPSRPHTVELEQQQPPTCSSAAQTQDEHDADPKEGTESQLQKVKPDHIQPSQDGAGSQEKNDQEAVKKVSTEQVEDLPKSEEPSAKESLVAQVATKEASQVLLNTMSAQELVKVRKRKPSRAYFFQEYMQELVGSIYKDDLQIKAKPAKRQRTEKAHLVVKFGPPSKEKKNREKKSPQQRKRSQGDAIMGNTSTANLSGKKGASQKRGRKGKGNKNTRHLVSTPKKKSSPPSHDSQQIKDVRKNKMKRQKEVVAEGATHIEERAPVESPKFKKTKKAKIMQKVPPKSAKEGKRKKKRAEETEEMRTASADVTQDALRLLKGHKQPQLRVYKLDTSKASGHALEASAQQSQTSAQHSPGARMDHSAADSRKDVSAEGKKMGGRRKKNQKALSLLSSLKVPRPPPEALPSKTKTTRKRKASSKVEMEGVITSSSNRALECHDCGERFSEVASLQKHKGTVHVLESPGLTYTNGNIFEGVTSSDFYNLPKRDRMVIGVMNTATGWDTEPELGEAALEDREPGVSFPALIPSPSLLVPPSDVVMMDEDKGASKLGATARPPSDQNCETTRSSENDDPTMAVGNKRVAEEGVCDTADEDVKEDLMLEVDLVTVGEQSEKDDLPSPVVPGGQTKATRTCDGGRKSATPVSDESEKSVSLQTCSAHQMEIKEEEEEICGQSKKVARHRELNRDGLKGGGTGHRTVAASTKGGAVDATQSEKEEQECEVVYEQHTIASDSEMNDENEAAIKNSELGPVAEVEAHKSSASLPPVPAALEESRGEPVVLGLKPRNTSVEEALNERGDDHGREQSPAVMLEELPTSRQARTSKDQSPMTTKSKPRQVSSGVTEKGVRIVNLEIKVEENMSEAQLAAASVLKSQDVVLHPQHPRDINAVLVKEERTLVLHEVQAAPGSRRMRWNVEPVSVENTSSPFVEHVDLGQDCPLTPDFHTSTCIFYPVKEEEREVLLGPSHTSSRTEKSINLLQTEHCATSADERSCFAEDYQTTARGPLPEPGSIGIAEEDAAVAMWPQPPELQDFLVQSSDEEDVGCLELSDPQLDSEAEAMAYFKKNQTEPAKLSSSQQQTPSAETTTREPIDFFSVYFGQETWEEIANCTVKISNIPKPVTAREVAQFVGIHIAMGTLKFPSPKLYWEELTKVPLVAEAMPLLRFLELSRILKLAYPPPEVQCDARSESDLHNVQHKTLLTGKKTLSHHKAGQLQRDPGNDLNCSKTQTDPLWKVQPLLRRFKAGCGSLRQDGDFAVDQYPLPLTGKTHKKPSLCCTTLVGFGGFLLHLDIKLGSSSKEDAVEKMVPSGSTVFLCKQELSTPAMLERLLLAGVHGAGRVGGARGQIGDEFVSSDGKLMLRRSDCGFILSTVGSSQRDVASLTDDFEKAQMSAHLNRDLQSLYTTPLTASAPACWPQAVLWYLTDLALINSWLLYREGHTVTSAPLSLMAFRLEVSKALILSSGSDALDSVPSQPLTESTRATREKSNPDLVEESPLPDVTTRYDGLEHWPEQLGEGEGGRCRFRDCQRTSRVLCLKCCVFLCISRSSNCFLKFHNQESLGKG; encoded by the exons CAGTCAAACAGCCAGCCGAGCCCTGTGACCACAGCAACTACAGAAAAAGAGCTGGACTCTGAGTCCGCACACAAGGAACCAGATGCACAACAAGAAGAGATCAAATCACCCTCTGCTGCTGAGACCGAAGCAGCTGTGGCCCAACATGGAGATGGGACACTGCCAGAAACACACGGAGGTGTGGCGGGGACGCAGACTGCCAGCAAGTGTGATGGTCGGCCACCTACCCAGCCTTCAGACCAGACTGACAAGGAGGAACTGGGTTCTGATCTAAAGCCAAGTGCCACAATTGAGGATAAATATGCTGATGGTCGTGATGGACCAACGGTGGAGAATCAGGCTAAACGTGACCGAAGGAAGTATGTCCCTTCCAAGAAGGCCATGGTGGACCCCCTGAAGATGGACATGTCCAAACCAGCAG CCTCCCAGCTCTCCCTGCAGTGCATCGAGTGCCACATAATCTTCAGCGATCATAAGAGCAAAGAGCGCCACCTGAAGGCGAGCCACCCGGCAGAGTATGAGCAGTGCATCCTCAGAAACGCCCTTTTCGCCTGTTACGTTTGCGACCGCCACTTCACAAACTCCACCGAGCTCATGGCCCATCAGAAAGCCCACGTGGAGAAGAAGCCCTTCAAGTGTCCCATCTGTGGCCAGGCCTTCAACAAGTCGTCAGAGCTCACGTCTCATAAAAAGAGTCATTTTGGCTCGGATGGTTACGCCTGCACTGACTGTGGCAAACTTTGTAAAACCATGACATTGCTCAAGTATCATCGCCGCACGCACACGGGAGAGAAGCCGTATATATGCAAGGAGTGTGGACAGAGGTTCACCATGCCCAAAACTCTGCAGAAACATGTCATGTCACACCTGGAGGGAGCTGAGGAGAATGGGGAAAACAGCAAGGCTAAACTGAAGAATACTGACG GTGTTGTGATAAAGTATCTTTGTTTCCTCTGCAATGCCTCTTTCAAGACCACCAAGACGCGGCTGCACCACatgaaaaccaaacacaacatgGTGCCTGCCAGAACCAGCAAAGCCATCCATACCGGACAGCAGTTCAAGGAAAGCACACCCATCATCACTCCGATCTCCATATCCGAACCAGCACTGCTACAGGTTGAACCGAATGGACCCCTGCAAAAAGTGGACGCCAACATCGACACGGAACAGATCTGCCGACTCATCGAATCTTTGGGTAATGTTCAAAAGGTGAATCAGGTAGTCATTTTAGGGCAGGTGCCGCCTCACGCCGCTCCACTCGAAGTGCAGCAGATCTCACAACTGGCGGAACCAGTACATTTGAATCCACCACAGATGGATGTTGTGGGCCTGAAACTGCCTGAATCTAAGACGGATGAGTTGGATCTGTCAAACAACACATGCGATCCAATGGAGCAAACAATTATCCTGGAGCCCATCACGCCAGACGGACAGCTGCTGAACCCTCCTTTCGCAGAAGTAGGGTGCAGCATAACAGCAGGGGGAAATATAGGACTGAACAATTCTGAACCTTTAGCCAACTCCTGTGATCCAATGGAACAAACAATCATACTTGAACCCATCACACCGGATGGACAGTTGGAAAACTGTTTCCCAGGAGAGGTTCCAGGAGAGCTGCCATTCGCTGATTCCGaacaaacagagagaggagTGGTACCTCAGATCCTCGAACAGACCGGTACCGGTGCGAATCAGCCGGATAGGTTTCCTGATAACCTCGAGCAGACCGTCATATTAGAACTCACCCCTGCTGTGATACCAAGTGAACAATCCCACACCGAACCACAACATGATATCCCGCTGTCTGTTTTTGTAGCTTCATCGGAACCGGAGAAGATTCCTGCAGAACGGACCGGTCCGTCCAGCCCATCACGTCCACATACAGTAGAGTTGGAGCAACAGCAGCCTCCTACTTGTTCATCTGCTGCACAAACTCAAGATGAACACGACGCAGATCCCAAAGAAGGGACTGAATCACAGCTGCAAAAGGTAAAGCCAGATCATATTCAGCCCTCGCAGGATGGAGCCGGGTCACAAGAGAAGAATGATCAAGAAGCAGTTAAGAAAGTGAGTACGGAGCAGGTGGAAGACCTGCCTAAAAGTGAGGAGCCCTCTGCTAAAGAATCGCTTGTGGCACAGGTAGCAACAAAGGAGGCCTCACAAGTACTGTTAAATACAATGTCAGCACAAGAGCTAGTAAAAGTGCGGAAAAGAAAGCCATCAAGGGCGTACTTCTTTCAGGAGTATATGCAGGAACTGGTTGGTTCCATATACAAGGATGATTTACAAATTAAGGCCAAACCAGCCAAACGCCAAAGGACAGAAAAGGCTCACCTTGTGGTTAAATTCGGTCCACCgagcaaagagaagaaaaacagagagaagaagtCGCCACAGCAGCGCAAGCGATCGCAGGGGGATGCCATCATGGGCAACACATCGACGGCAAATCTCTCTGGGAAAAAAGGAGCATCACAGaagaggggaagaaagggaAAAGGGAACAAGAACACCAGACATTTGGTGTCAACTCCTAAAAAGAAATCCTCTCCGCCAAGCCATGATTCACAACAAATCAAAGatgtgaggaaaaataaaatgaaaaggcagaaagaagTCGTCGCAGAGGGTGCTACGCACATTGAGGAGCGCGCCCCTGTCGAGTCTCctaaatttaaaaagacaaaaaaagcaaaaataatgcaaaaagtTCCACCCAAGAGTGCAAAAGAGGGAAAGCGCAAAAAGAAACGGGcggaggaaacagaagaaatgaggACGGCTTCTGCAGATGTAACCCAAGACGCTCTACGTCTGCTGAAAGGTCACAAACAGCCCCAGCTGAGGGTATATAAATTAGACACCTCAAAAGCCTCAGGACATGCGCTCGAGGCCTCAGCTCAACAGTCccaaacatcagctcaacacAGCCCAGGTGCCAGAATGGATCACTCTGCAGCAGATAGCAGAAAGGACGTCAGTGCTGAAGGCAAGAAAATGGGCGGACGGcgcaaaaaaaatcagaaagcTCTTTCGTTGTTGTCCTCCCTGAAGGTTCCGCGTCCACCACCAGAAGCGCTGCCCTCCAAGACAAAGACCACCAGGAAGCGGAAAGCCTCCTCAAAAGTGGAGATGGAAGGAGTCATAACGTCTTCTTCCAACCGCGCCTTAGAGTGTCATGACTGCGGTGAGCGGTTCAGCGAAGTCGCTTCCCTACAGAAGCACAAGGGAACTGTCCACGTCCTGGAGAGTCCTGGTCTCACTTACACTAACGGGAACATCTTTGAAGGCGTCACAAGCTCGGACTTTTACAACCTTCCAAAGCGAGACAGGATGGTGATAGGTGTGATGAATACTGCTACAGGCTGGGATACCGAGCCTGAGCTGGGAGAGGCGGCGTTAGAGGACAGAGAGCCGGGCGTCTCCTTCCCAGCTTTGATCCCTTCCCCATCTTTACTGGTTCCTCCGTCAGATGTTGTAATGATGGATGAAGACAAGGGGGCAAGTAAGTTAGGAGCAACTGCCCGCCCACCCTCGGACCAAAACTGTGAGACGACTCGGAGTTCTGAGAACGAcgatccaacgatggctgttgGCAACAAGCGAGTAGCAGAAGAAGGTGTTTGTGATACTGCAGATGAAGACGTTAAGGAGGATTTAATGCTAGAGGTGGATCTAGTCACAGTTGGGGAGCAGTCTGAAAAAGATGACCTGCCATCTCCTGTGGTCCCGGGTGGCCAAACCAAAGCAACCAGAACCTGTGACGGGGGGAGGAAGAGTGCTACCCCGGTTAGTGACGAAAGTGAAAAAAGTGTATCTCTGCAAACATGTTCTGCTCATCAAATGGAGatcaaagaagaggaggaagaaatctGTGGCCAGAGCAAGAAGGTAGCGAGACACAGAGAACTTAATAGGGATGGTCTGAAAGGTGGAGGAACGGGCCATCGGACCGTCGCAGCATCAACGAAAGGAGGTGCTGTCGATGCAACACAGTCGGAGAAAGAAGAGCAGGAATGTGAAGTAGTTTATGAACAACATACGATCGCTTCTGATTCAGAAATGAATGATGAAAATGAGGCAGCCATAAAGAATTCAGAGCTGGGACCCGTCGCCGAGGTTGAGGCCCATAAATCTAGCGCGTCGTTGCCCCCTGTGCCCGCTGCGTTAGAGGAATCCCGTGGAGAGCCAGTTGTCCTTGGACTGAAACCGCGTAACACCAGTGTTGAGGAGGCACTAAATGAACGTGGAGACGACCACGGCCGAGAACAGTCTCCAGCCGTCATGCTGGAGGAGCTCCCTACATCCAGACAAGCACGTACATCCAAGGACCAAAGCCCGATGACAACAAAAAGCAAACCAAGACAG GTGTCCAGCGGTGTTACGGAGAAAGGAGTACGCATCGTGAACCTTGAGATTaaggtggaggagaacatgTCGGAAGCACAGCTGGCTGCAGCCAGCGTTCTAAAGAGTCAGGACGTGGTCCTGCACCCGCAGCATCCACGTGACATAAATGCGGTTctggtgaaggaggagaggaccCTTGTGTTACATGAGGTCCAGGCTGCCCCGGGGAGCAGACGCATGCGGTGGAATGTTGAACCAGTCAGCGTTGAGAACACCTCCAGCCCGT TCGTGGAGCATGTCGATTTGGGGCAGGACTGTCCTCTCACCCCTGACTTCCACACCAGCACATGTATCTTCTATccagtgaaggaggaagagagggaggttCTGCTGGGACCTTCTCATACCAGCAGCAGAACGGAGAAATCCATTAATCTCCTGCAAACAGAACATTGTGCAACAAGTG CAGATGAAAGAAGTTGTTTTGCTGAAGACTACCAGACCACAGCGAGGGGACCGTTGCCAGAACCGGGGTCCATCGGAATCGCAGAAGAAG ATGCTGCAGTAGCCATGTGGCCACAGCCTCCGGAGCTTCAGGACTTCCTCGTCCAGAGTTCAGACGAAGAGGACGTGGGATGTTTGGAATTGTCCGATCCTCAGCTCGACTCTGAAGCAGAAGCGATGGCCTATTTCAAGAAGAACCAAACAGAGCCAGCAAA GTTGTCATCGAGCCAGCAGCAAACACCGAGTGCAGAGACCACAACAAGGGAGCCCATTGATTTCTTCTCTGTAtattttggtcaggaaacatgGGAGGAAATTGCCAACTGCACAGTTAAAATATCCAACATTCCTAAACCTGTAACAGCCAGAGAGGTTGCACAGTTTGTTGGGATCCACATCGCAATGGGAACTCTAAAG tttccGAGTCCAAAGCTCTACTGGGAGGAACTGACTAAAGTGCCTCTGGTTGCTGAAGCCATGCCGCTGCTGCGCTTCCTTGAGCTTTCTCGCATATTGAAGCTTGCGTATCCACCTCCGGAGGTCCAATGTGATGCTAGGAGTGAAAGCGACTTGCATAACGTTCAGCACAAAACTCTCTTAACTGGCAAAAAGACACTTTCTCATCATAAAGCCGGGCAGTTACAAAGAGACCCAGGAAATGACCTGAATTGCTCCAAAACACAGACTGACCCCCTCTGGAAGGTTCAGCCTTTACTCCGCCGTTTCAAAGCAGGGTGCGGGTCACTGAGGCAAGACGGGGATTTTGCTGTTGACCAGTATCCACTTCCTCTGACTGGGAAAACGCACAAGAAGCCGTCTCTTTGTTGTACTACATTGGTGGGATTTGGCGGTTTTCTGTTACATTTAGATATTAAATTGGGTTCATCCAGCAAAGAAGATGCTGTTGAGAAAATGGTCCCCAGCGGCAGCACGGTCTTCCTTTGCAAGCAGGAACTGTCCACCCCGGCCATGCTGGAGCGTCTGCTACTTGCCGGAGTCCACGGTGCAGGCCGAGTGGGAGGAGCCCGGGGACAGATCGGAGACGAGTTTGTGAGTTCGGACGGAAAGCTGATGTTACGGAGATCGGACTGCGGTTTTATACTTTCTACCGTCGGGAGCAGCCAGAGGGACGTGGCGTCGCTCACCGACGACTTCGAGAAGGCCCAGATGTCGGCGCATCTGAACAGAGATCTTCAGAGTCTGTACACTACCCCTCTCACCGCCTCGGCTCCAGCTTGCTGGCCTCAAGCAGTGCTCTGGTATCTAACCGACCTGGCTCTGATCAACTCCTGGCTCCTGTACAGGGAGGGCCACACTGTGACCTCTGCACCTTTGAGTCTCATGGCATTTAGATTAGAAGTATCCAAGGCTTTGATCCTCTCCAGCGGCTCCGACGCCCTAGACTCTGTCCCTTCCCAACCCCTCACGGAGAGCACCCGCGCAACAAGAGAAAAATCCAATCCCGACCTGGTTGAGGAAAGCCCTCTGCCAGATGTAACCACGCGGTACGACGGGTTAGAGCACTGGCCTGAGCAgctgggggagggagagggcggCAGGTGTCGTTTTAGAGACTGTCAGAGAACATCTCGTGTGCTCTGCCTTAAGTGCTGTGTGTTTCTATGCATTTCACGCAGCAGTAACTGCTTTTTGAAGTTCCATAATCAAGAAAGTTTGGGAAAAGGGTAG